Sequence from the Amaranthus tricolor cultivar Red isolate AtriRed21 chromosome 16, ASM2621246v1, whole genome shotgun sequence genome:
ATAATAAAGTTATCAAATTTTGTATAAAGAACACAttattttaaaagaataaaaaaaagatttatttttatgaaaacaTAGAATTTATCATTTTTGAATTCTTAGAATAACTAGACATTAAATAAACTAGCTAATTTACATCATTAATTTGTTCAATAatcaaatacattatcaatcacGTTAGTAGGAAAAACAAGCAAGATACTAACAACAAGCGAGTAGCAATAAAATGGGTCTCATACCATATCTGCTCGAATTggaaacaatatttttaaagagtttGGTGGATAATAAATTGGTGAGTAAGAATACGCTAAAAATCTTTCATCTGGAATATTGAATACGCATAACATTTGATTCATTCTTAAAATTGAATacccaatttaatttttttaaattaacacaTTTCAACTCAAAAATcagattttaaattcaaatcttAAATCGAAAAATGGTCACGAAAATCATATTTTAGATTCAGATATTAGGTCAAAAAAACGTCACGGGGCTTTCGATTAAGATAATCTCAATTACTATACTCTAggataaaatacaaaaaaaaacaaaaaagaactaCCGAATGTATATAATCTTTTGCAAAAAcgtttattctattttttttacaaaaaactaacTGATGTATAAAACCTTTTgcaatttaaatatatttttcggtctacaaataaaaaaatagacgaaataagtacttgtttcaacCGGATTTCCGAAAGAGCTGTTTCACAAGGGTAATCCAAAGGTGATTAGTATGGTCAAAAGTCACTTGGCCTGAATGGTAAATAGTTTGATACTTTAAAGTCTAAAATTCGCAAAAGCCCTAAACTTAAAGactgtaatatatatatatatatatatatatatatatatatatatatatatatatatatatatatatatatatatatatgtatatatatatatatatatgtatatatatatatatatatgtatatatatatatatatatgtatatatatatatatatgtatatatatatatatatgtatatatatatatatatatatatatatatatatatatatatatatatatgtatatatatatatatgtatatatatatatatatgtatatatatatatatatatatatatatatgtatatatatatatatatatatatatatatatatatatatatatatatatatatatatatatatatatatatatatatatatatatatatatatatatatgtatatatatatacatatatatatatatatatatatatatatatatatatacatatatatatatatatacatatatatatatatatatatatatatatatatatatatatatatatatatacatatatatatatatatacatatatatatatatatataaatatatatatatatatatatatatatatatatatatatatatatatatatatatatatctataaatatatatatatatatatatatatatatatatatatatatatatatatatatatatatttatatatatatatatatacatatatatatatatatatatatatatatatacatatatatatatatatagatatatatatatatatatatatatatatatatatatatatatatatatatatatatatatatatatatatatctatatatatatctatatatatatatatatatatatatatatatatatatctatatatatatatctatatatatatatatatatatatatatatatatatatatatatatatatatatatatatatatatatatatatgtatatataaatatatatatatatatatatatatatatatatatatatatatatatatatatatatatgtatatataaatataaatatatatatatatatatatatatatatatatatatatatgtatgtatatatatatatatatatatatatatatatatatatatatatatatatatatatatatatatatatatatatgtatatatatgtatgtatatatgtatatttatgtatttatatatatatatatatatatatatatatatatatatatatatatatatatatatatatatatatatatatatatatatatatatatatatataaatacataaatatacatacatacatatatatacatacatataaatatatatatatatatatatatatatatatatatatatatatatatatatatatatatttatatatatatatatatatatatatatatatatatatatatatatatacatatatatatatatatacatatatatatatacatatatatatatatatatatatatatatatatatatatataaataaataaatatatatatatatatatatatatatatatatatatatatatatatatatatatatatatatatatatatatatatatatatatatatatatacttatatgtatatatatatacttatatgtatatatatatacttatatgtatatatatatatatatatatacatatatatatatatatatatatatatatatatatatatatatatatatatatatatatatatatatatatatatatatacatatatatacatatatatatatatatatatatatatatatatatatatatatatatatatatatatatttatatatatatatatatatatatatatacacatacgcgcgcgcgcacacacacacgcatatatatatgtatatatatatgtatatatatatatatatatatatatatatatatatatatatatatatatatatatatatatatatatatttatttatttatttatttatttatttatttgtttatatatatatatatatatatatatatatatatatatatatatatatatatatatatttatatatatatatatatatatatatatatgtatatatatatatgtatattaatatatatatatatatatatatatatatatatatatatatatatatatatatgtatatatatatatgtatattaatatatatatatatatatatatatatatatatatatatatatatatatatatatatatatatatatatatatatatatatatatatatatatatatatatatatatatatatatatatatatatatatatatatatatatatatatatatatatatatatatatatatatatatatatatatatatatatatgtatgtatgtgtgtatatatatcgTACGTGAGGTGATTGCTTTGTGTTGGATTGTATTGCTACTAAGGTACATGCTTAGACCACAATTTTGTAATTGGTTAAATAAAGTAATGTTATTTCATTCTATGCTGTGATGTATTTATCACTTAAGGTTTAGACACCCGAATAATTTGAAAAGAAGTTTAACTTGGATATTAAGGATGATTGTGTTGATCACCTGTATGGGATTCTTAAAATGAATtgggaattattattattattattcgttcCCATGGAAGTTTTGTATCACTACATCACCATGTGTGGTATGCATACTCTttacctttgacgacccgaacaggacgggcaacgtcgtAGGTTGGAGATTGCTTTGAAATTAGCTATCCTATTTGTAATCCTCAAAACTTTGGAAATACTCTGGTAACCCAAATCTGACGAGCAACAACATAAGTTGGGTATAATTACtgttagagcctttgcatgctaggatgaactcattgcttgtatgtAACCTATATAATGTACGGTATGAAGTCTTTGACGTGTACtggaatatttttttgaaacGTGTGATGATGTTGTCATTCGACAACTAACAAGTTAGTCGTAGATGGGATTGGAAGAGTGAGAATTTGACATTAGAACCTGTAATAGAGCAATTTGATGCACTTGattattgttatatgtttatttaacttttatttattttctatcgCAAGTACTTTTATCTTGTAGACATTACTTGGTTTTGATGTGGCCAGAAGGTTCTCGAGTTGTAAACTAAATTTCCACTGACTTATTAttaataggaaaaattgtcGAGGTTAATCCAacctgttggacctcttgagttttgatgatgactacactttatttaagcgaacatgtttttagagattgtgcaggtcgatatccggtcgtgataatgatcgttgatagtacctatgatttagcttatggaaacgtacatgtcaaaaggtttcaaaagaggttaggagaagcatatcgcttgggatgtaaaatggagacagcaggtctactgttcccaagttggatgttctagctaaactgaagtctggagacagcacactgttcctgagctgaaggttgactacgttgactaaaaattctgattatcatattttaattattatttttagttaatgtatttaataaaattaatttgttgcagtagtaatttattaaaattaattggcaaatcgtttttcttaaaaaaatgaattaacgtccttattttcctagatcctttattttaggatctatttttagtaaatattggatttactaaaaatagaattagtggttgttgaatgagtcttagctatcttcttaacaggtttttattcctaaaaattagcaagcaaccattcccactaagattaaccgtttctattaatagcaaaaacgttccagccattaatttggggaacaggaacagctattgaagaaactgctgcttgaagggaacagaagacagcggttatttctgtctggtttgacttagtcaaataaccgtatggctgcattatccacattactcccatgatcttttgataatggaataatggattggaatattccttattcttagggattttagctctataaataagagactcggttattcataaaaacttgccttagtatgagccattaaatcatacgtaactatgggagaatttttacaagaaaattttgttttaaaaatgccaattaatttataatattttcttgtgcaactcattgattttatttttagagaattattatcctttgtaagggtttttgagagaatttgtaattagactcgggtgagtctaagggggaaattagatagcttttaatgaagctagagaagagattagctttgagtaaagctaaggagaaagcttctagtgaagctagtggtgagaattagcttttagtgaagctaagtttgttgctttgagtgaagcaatttaagagagaagagttggcctagttgatgcgcttcgagtgaagtaagatgtttaatgtaattgtaacgagttgccttaaacatagtggagaatttagaaatcccaaggggtcgtggtttttccttctatttaggcctagaaggtttccacgtaaaaatcgtttgtctcttttaattatttcgctctaagtttaagctttatttattttattcaattccgcaaaaacacctcaaaaacgcttaaactagtaacaacaacaattcacccccctcttgttgctgttcccgttcctaattgagtctacacaaCCTATTTTCAATTCTTTGCTAATAATCCCatctttcaaaaattaaaaattaatccaaCCTTTGCATTATGTTTGTTGTGAATGGACCATAATATGCACTAACCGGGTATAATGGGTCATACCCTTCAACTCCTCTttatttctctctcctccaaTTCTGATTTCAAAATCAGAaacccaaatccttcatctccCTCTTCAAAGATCTCTCTTTCTCTTCAATGGAGTCTTCAACAATCTTCATGAAAAACACCTAAATCTTTCCTCTTTCAATTCTAAATCTATAATTTTCTTCTCCAATCAATTTCGTTCGACATTTGCAACGAATCTGACCAGATTTTGCGTCATCTAACAGGTATTtttttgccctaattttcgaaATTTTCATGGTATTTCATccgaaaatttaatttaattttagtctttgattttcaatttcatacCTAATCATCTTCCTAAATTTAACAGGTTCTCACATCTTCTTTGTCAATGGTtagtaaaattttgaattttctcaTTATTCATGCTTTCTTGTatgaaatttctgaatttttatttgtttaaatttcaattttaatgcTTTCATATATTTGATAGTGAGAATTTTCATGGtatgtatgaattttgtttgtatgaaatttctgaattttgttttgtttgtatgTTTTAGACTAGTGTTTTTGATAGTGACAGAAGGAAATTAATACCTAGGAGGGCACAAACGGTGAACTTGGacaaagaaaaaggaaatgtTGTAAGTGGTAAAGGTGATGACATAACTTCGTTAGTAGGTGTGAGTGAAGGTGATAACAGTGAGGATGAGTCATATGATTTTAGTGGGGATATTGAAGCTAGTGAGGAGGTTTCTTATGTTGATAGCGATGAGGCAAACGCATCTGAAAATGAGGTAGATCAATTGTCCGAGTATGAGGATAGTGAAAGTCTCCTAGGATCTGATAATGAAGTCTTAGAGCATATAGAATTTAGGAAATTTAAGTGGCAAGTTGGATTAAGTTTTCCTAATTCTAGGGCATTTAGAGATGCTTTGAAACATTATGCCCTAATTCAAGGTAGGAATATGAGAATTGACATTAGTAACAAAAAGAGGCAACAAAGGATTGGTGTTAGTTGTGTAGAGGGTTGTCCATTTAAGATGTACGGTAGTTGGGATAAGTCATCAACATCATTTGTGATAAAGTCAGTTATTCCAGAACACACATGTCAAAGGAGTATGGATGGTAACAAGCAATTAAAGTCCTCATGGGTGGCAAACCAGATGCTTGAGGTTTTCAAATCAAGACCCCATATTCCATCAGTTGAGATAATTGATTTGGTTAAAAAGAAGTGGTTTGTCATAATTAGCAAGCACATTGCTTATAACATCAAGTACGCTGCCCATAAAAGATTGCATGGATCTATGAATCAACATTACAACAAAGTGATGGACTATCATGAAGCTTTAAGAGTTAGTAATCCTGAGAGCCACTTTATTGTTGTGACTATTCCAGACACATCACCTCCAGTTTTCCACGGATTTTTTGTAATGTTCAAAGGTTTAAGGGATGGATGGTTGTTAGGATGTAGGAAAGTATTGTGCATAGATGGTTGTTTTGTAAAGACCTTTTTGGGTAGGATGCTACTGTCAGCTTTTGGGAGGGACCCTAATGATCAAATGTTCCCCTTGGCATGGGCGGTTGTGGAAGGTGAGAATAATGAGTCATGGCAGTGGTTTTTGAATGAGCTTAAGAAAGGGTTGCCACGAACAAATGGAGCTGGATGGACGATAATATCAGATGAGCATCAGGTATATTGATTAtacattttattgtttttaagttacTTTGATTGTTACTactttgaattaatactaatatgTCAATTACTTTGATTGTAGAGCATATTGAGGGCAGTTAACCTAGAACTCCCTCAGGCTGAGCACAGGCATTGTGTAAGGCACATATATGCCAACTGGAAAAAGGATTTCAAAGGCGAAGAATTGAAGTTTCTTTTTTGGAGATGTGTTAAGTCATACAATATGGCTGATTTCAATGATGCTTTGCAAGAGATGACTGAACTTAATCACGCTGTAGCTGATGAATTTAGGAAAGCTGACCCTAATGTGTTTTGTAGATCTTATTTGAAGAATCTGACAAAATGTGATACCATAGTTAGCAATATGGTTGAAACATTTAATAATTACATCATGCGTGCTAGGTCAAAGCATCTAATAGACATGCTTGATGATATTAGGACCATGTTGATCAAGAGATTGGTGACAAAGAAAGAAGATGCACAGAAGTGGGTGGGGAGTATATGCCCTAAGATTCTAGCATTAttggagaaagaaaaagaagaagctACCAAATGTACTGTCATGCCAGCAACTACTTCACTATTTCAGGTAGCTTATTATTTTGATACTCTAGAGGTTGATTTAGATAAGAGGTCCTACACTTGTGGAAAGTGGGATTTGAAAGGTATTCCTTGTCGTCATGCAATAGCTACTATATTATACCTATACAAAGGAGGCTTACCTAGAAGCATATAGTGGATCCATACCACCTTTAGCTGGTGATAGGTATTGGCCTAAAATGAATACCACCCTCCTCCCCCCTCCCATTAAACTTGGCCCAGGTAGACCTAGAAAGAACAGGAGGAAATCTGCCCATGAGGATCCTAAAAAACCTGGAAAGTTGACTAGACATGGACTACAAATTCAGATAGCAAATATATTTAAtcatgttaataattatgtttatttaacttCATTCATGCAGGGTAGCATGGCAAGGTCAATATCTTCACAAACATCTTATAAAGTGGTCATTTGTTCAACGCAAGCATCTACCTCGAGTGTACCAAAGAATGTGTAGTTACTTGAGTTAAATTTTTTCGACAATGTAATTATTTTTGCTATATATTTTGTAAGCCATTTGTTATTGGCAAACTTATCTAATCATTTTGTTAGCCATTTTGTAATTGGCCAACTTAACTAAAGCATTTTGTAATTGGCTAACTAATCTAATCATTTTGTATTTAGAAAACTAGTTAACTAACGCATGTAGCCTTAATCCTTCTTAGATGATATTTTGTAAGCCACAATGTTGATGGCATATGTATGTAAAGAAAATTACTATTAATGCAATGATGAAGTTTATGCTTCGGAAATAATAGCAATTTCAATTTGCTTCTTAAAGGGTCCATTGGCAGCAAAATGAaagcaaaggttggattattaataaaaatttcaaatggtGGGATTATTGATAGGTAATagaaaataggttggattattgtaAAGAAGATAAAAGATGAGAATAACCTGGTATAGCAGGTCATTTTCTGAAGAgtccattggcaacaaattgaaaacaaagattggattatttataaaaatttcaaaaggtgggattattggtaAGTAATGggaaatagattggattattcccaacaatttttccttattgatattgttgtcctttatttattttcttatcacTAGAACGTCATCAGTCCTAGAATATGGTTTAATCTAAATGTCCAACATGTAACCCAAAATTCAGATTTACATGTGAATATCCGGTTCACTTTAACTCGGACTATTAAAGTGGACGTCACTAATTGCAAGAAATAGAAATTACCCTTTTACGCATGGTAATAGAAAGTTACCAATttgtaaaataatatttaccactAGATAGTGCTCGTGCGATGCATGACTTTATCAAATTTTTTgacatatttttataaattaagaaatataaaattttaagaaatatagtCATATTTCATTTCACTCTGAACAATTGTATGCACATACATTGTATCATATTTTGCATTGTGCATATAGGTGATTGTGAAAATTTAGTTCATGACAAATATAAATCAcaacaaaagacaaaaaatttaattatatatttaatataattatatttatacttttattatttattttgaataaaagtgCAAATGATTCGAACCTGGAGtatacaatacaaaattattaatttttttaacaaaaaataacatACCAATATTTGCTAACAAAAAAACTAttatcttaatttatattaaatattactaCTATAATAAcacactttaaaatcaaaaataaaaacatagaaatatgtaaacttattttataataGTTCAAACgaaaaagataattttttttctcataaaaaatatacGTGACTTATAAAGATAGTTATaacctaaatcatattaaaattaagCATCACATTTAAGTAATCAAGAGTAtaactaacaaaaataaatcctaataaaagtatattatgtatTAACCATCTCAAATACCCAATAaactaaataatactcatttaataaataaaattgaaaatattttataaataattcaaataaataaaatataatatatgattttctaatacattaaataatatgacctaaaaagtcaaaaaaaaaatcaatataaataatattatactcAAAATTAGAATGAAGTAAATTCAATGATAATTATGATAACAATGAAatcatcattcaattttagagaaaaattttttaatgagaAAAAAACACGtaagaaattttaaaaggtgATGATGTCAGCAGTATTTTGTTTAGCAATAGTTATAAATAGATTTTTGTTGAAAAGGAATTTTAGATGAGTGTGCCTAGAAATTAACTTACACGTGGCaataattgttttattatgtaaaaataATCAAGATAGATTTTTAAGTACCTGGATATTAGGttgaatttttaatgttaaatttcctatttataaataaaccagatgactatttttgtttttatgttttaaaaacaTACTAATTCAAAATAATCACTCGTGTATATTGCCTTTTCTTTCGATAGTTACAGATAAAATAActaagaaaattttatttttattaagtcgAGCTACACCTAGTCTGCTTCTAAAGATTTCACATTCTGttcattttagaaaaatttaatctttaattaatttttatttgtcatcTCTATTTAATTCCCCCTCTATCCCAAAAAATTGTTACTCAACACATGTCATTGCTACTTGtatttttattaaagttaaaatttaaatttaaaattaaaaagatataaaaaattaacaagttaattaaaaaaaatcaaaaatccaaATACAAGAATCCAAAATAC
This genomic interval carries:
- the LOC130802617 gene encoding uncharacterized protein LOC130802617, which encodes MLEKWPFAMRFCSHIFFVNVRIFMTSVFDSDRRKLIPRRAQTVNLDKEKGNVVSGKGDDITSLVGVSEGDNSEDESYDFSGDIEASEEVSYVDSDEANASENEVDQLSEYEDSESLLGSDNEVLEHIEFRKFKWQVGLSFPNSRAFRDALKHYALIQGRNMRIDISNKKRQQRIGVSCVEGCPFKMYGSWDKSSTSFVIKSVIPEHTCQRSMDGNKQLKSSWVANQMLEVFKSRPHIPSVEIIDLVKKKWFVIISKHIAYNIKYAAHKRLHGSMNQHYNKVMDYHEALRVSNPESHFIVVTIPDTSPPVFHGFFVMFKGLRDGWLLGCRKVLCIDGCFVKTFLGRMLLSAFGRDPNDQMFPLAWAVVEGENNESWQWFLNELKKGLPRTNGAGWTIISDEHQSILRAVNLELPQAEHRHCVRHIYANWKKDFKGEELKFLFWRCVKSYNMADFNDALQEMTELNHAVADEFRKADPNVFCRSYLKNLTKCDTIVSNMVETFNNYIMRARSKHLIDMLDDIRTMLIKRLVTKKEDAQKWVGSICPKILALLEKEKEEATKCTVMPATTSLFQLLYYTYTKEAYLEAYSGSIPPLAGDRYWPKMNTTLLPPPIKLGPGRPRKNRRKSAHEDPKKPGKLTRHGLQIQIANIFNHVNNYVYLTSFMQGSMARSISSQTSYKVVICSTQASTSSNVISPRIWFNLNVQHVTQNSDLHKEDAIMNLEAQGLEHTVLEVKEKDPIHGTQATKIKIPKHCGTLLLKYLITTRGCFFHKLAMSGRI